The Mesorhizobium sp. INR15 region CGTCGATGACATTGGTCTGCGGATCGAAATGATAATCCCAGACATTTTCAAGCAGCATGGTGCGCGTCACCACCTGGCCGGCATGACGCATCAGATACTCAAGCAGGCGGAACTCGCGCGGCTGCAGCGTGATCTCGCGCGACGCGCGGCGCACCGAATGCGACAGCCTGTCGAGTTCGAGATCGCCGACCCGGTAGACGGTTTCGGCTTCCTTGGCGCTGGCACGCCGGTTCAGCACCTCGACGCGCGCCAGAAGCTCGGAGAAAGCATAGGGCTTGGTGAGGTAATCGTCGCCGCCGGCGCGCAGACCGGTGACCCGGTCGTCGACCTCGCCCAGCGCCGACAGGATCAGCACTGGCGTCGTGTTGCCTCTGGATCTGAGGCCGGCGATGACAGACAGGCCGTCGCGGCGTGGCATCATGCGGTCAATGACCATCACGTCATAGTCGCCGGCGTCGGCAAGCGCGAAGCCGGTCTCGCCGTCACCCGCGACATGCGCGGTGTGACCGGCCTCGGTGAAGGCTTTCTGGAGATAATCCGCAGCCTCGCGATCGTCTTCTATGACGAGAATCTTCATAGAGCCGTTATACGCGATTTCGCTGGAAGGTTGAGTGGCCGGCATGAGCATTGTGGCCTTCTCTGGTTGTCGAGCATGGCGAGGCCCCAAACCACTGACACTTGGGTGACATGCTTGTTTATGACCATGTCGTCACCTCAAAACCGCAGAACACTTTTGAGCGACATGCTTGGAATTACGCGGCAGCGGGCGATGGGAGGCCCGCTGCCGCCGGAGGCGTACACGATGACTGACTAACGTGTCCGGCTCCGTGCTTTCCCATG contains the following coding sequences:
- a CDS encoding response regulator transcription factor, coding for MKILVIEDDREAADYLQKAFTEAGHTAHVAGDGETGFALADAGDYDVMVIDRMMPRRDGLSVIAGLRSRGNTTPVLILSALGEVDDRVTGLRAGGDDYLTKPYAFSELLARVEVLNRRASAKEAETVYRVGDLELDRLSHSVRRASREITLQPREFRLLEYLMRHAGQVVTRTMLLENVWDYHFDPQTNVIDVHVSRLRGKIEKGFDKSILHTVRGAGYMLKSG